The following are encoded in a window of Prevotella melaninogenica genomic DNA:
- a CDS encoding metal-sulfur cluster assembly factor, which yields MTIEEKTKIEERIVDVLKTVYDPEIPVNIYDLGMIYKIDVDDEGNLDMDMTFTSPSCPAADFILEDVRTKVESVEGVKTANINLVFEPVWDQSMMTEEARVELGFE from the coding sequence ATGACAATAGAAGAGAAAACAAAGATAGAAGAAAGAATCGTTGACGTGTTGAAGACTGTTTACGACCCAGAGATACCTGTGAATATCTATGATCTTGGTATGATTTACAAGATTGATGTGGATGACGAGGGCAATCTTGATATGGACATGACCTTTACCTCTCCATCATGCCCTGCTGCAGATTTCATCCTTGAAGACGTACGTACAAAGGTGGAAAGTGTAGAAGGTGTTAAGACTGCAAACATCAACCTTGTCTTTGAACCAGTATGGGATCAGAGCATGATGACTGAAGAGGCACGCGTTGAATTAGGTTTTGAGTAA
- the radC gene encoding RadC family protein, with amino-acid sequence MDKLSISHWAEADRPREKLERLGAAALSDAELLAILIGSGTPKESAVELMKRILNDCNNNLNTLGKLSIRDLEQYKGIGSAKAITILAACELGKRRQKATVEEAPILNSAENIYQFMHTTIQDLDIEEGWVLMMKQNFRLIEAKRISVGGLTMAPVDLRLMMKEVLLKNTTVLAFCHNHPSGSTNPSRDDDILTSHIHKACELLHIHFADHVILTDGGYFSYREEGKL; translated from the coding sequence ATGGATAAACTATCTATTTCTCACTGGGCTGAGGCTGACCGCCCACGCGAAAAACTTGAAAGACTGGGGGCTGCTGCGCTCAGTGATGCTGAATTACTGGCTATTCTGATTGGTTCTGGCACACCAAAAGAGAGTGCGGTAGAACTAATGAAGCGTATTCTCAATGACTGTAATAATAATCTGAATACACTTGGGAAGCTTTCTATTCGCGACTTAGAGCAATACAAGGGTATCGGTTCGGCAAAGGCAATCACTATCCTTGCTGCTTGCGAATTAGGTAAAAGACGGCAGAAGGCGACAGTGGAAGAGGCACCAATACTCAATAGTGCCGAGAATATTTACCAGTTTATGCACACGACGATACAAGACCTTGATATCGAAGAAGGCTGGGTTTTAATGATGAAACAGAATTTCCGACTCATCGAAGCCAAGCGCATTTCGGTGGGTGGTCTTACTATGGCACCTGTCGATCTTCGTCTGATGATGAAGGAAGTACTGCTAAAGAACACTACTGTTTTGGCTTTTTGTCATAATCACCCCAGTGGCAGTACGAATCCAAGTAGGGATGATGATATACTGACATCGCATATTCATAAGGCTTGCGAATTGCTGCATATTCATTTTGCAGACCATGTAATACTCACTGATGGAGGGTATTTCTCATATCGAGAGGAGGGAAAGTTATAG